In one Conger conger chromosome 5, fConCon1.1, whole genome shotgun sequence genomic region, the following are encoded:
- the LOC133128275 gene encoding trace amine-associated receptor 13c-like, giving the protein MDISTHQEFDAQQYCYPLVNTSCFKQLHTPTNMLVMSLAVADLELGVFMFPLKMISYVEGCWYFGDMICSIHSSFDMFLTTVSIFHLIFIALDRYQAVCNPLHYSTRITIPIAWLMSAVSWFIPGFYGFGLLYSQANIKGMEEYISSVKCLGSCFIFFSPLWGIMDAVISFFVPCFVMMGFYSKIFLVAREHLRRIGDMNNKIRVTDESQSKLSQSSERKAAKTLAIVMGVFIFCWMPFFLLSIIEPFTNYATPVVVFDFFLWLGYINSTLNPMIYALFYPWFRKTFKLIVFFKIFTPNSSNIKVYPER; this is encoded by the exons atggatatttcaacacaccAGGAATTTGATGCACAGCAGTACTGTTATCCATTAGTTAACACATCCTGC TTTAAACAGCTCCACACACCAACAAACATGCTTGTGATGTCTTTAGCAGTGGCAGACCTGGAGCTTGGAGTGTTTATGTTTCCTTTGAAGATGATCTCATATGTGGAAGGCTGCTGGTACTTTGGAGATATGATCTGTTCGATACACTCCAGTTTTGACATGTTCCTCACAACTGTCTCAATTTTTCATCTGATTTTCATTGCTTTAGACAGATATCAGGCAGTGTGCAATCCACTCCATTATTCCACAAGAATAACAATCCCCATTGCATGGCTTATGAGTGCCGTGAGTTGGTTCATCCCAGGTTTCTATGGATTTGGCCTACTTTATTCACAGGCAAACATAAAGGGaatggaagaatacatttcctcagTTAAATGTTTGGgtagctgttttatttttttcagcccTCTGTGGGGGATTATGGATGCagtgatttcattttttgtgcCCTGTTTTGTTATGATGGGGTTTTAtagcaaaatatttttggtgGCCAGGGAGCATTTGAGAAGGATTGGagatatgaataataaaatacgTGTAACTGACGAAAGTCAGAGCAAACTGTCTCAAAGTTCTGAGCGAAAAGCAGCGAAAACACTGGCCATTGTTATGGGGGTCTTCATTTTTTGCTGGATGCCTTTCTTTCTGCTTTCGATAATAGAACCCTTCACTAACTATGCCACTCCTGTTGTTGTCTTTGATTTCTTTCTGTGGCTAGGTTACATTAATTCAACTTTAAATCCTATGATTTATGCATTATTTTATCCATGGTTTAGAAAAACATTTAAGCTCattgtcttttttaaaatattcactCCTAATTCCTCAAATATAAAGGTATATCCTGAAAGGTAA